Genomic window (Mytilus trossulus isolate FHL-02 unplaced genomic scaffold, PNRI_Mtr1.1.1.hap1 h1tg001021l__unscaffolded, whole genome shotgun sequence):
ATGGTTGGTAACAATACTGTGAATAATATTAACACGCCTAAGAGGGTTGGTCCGTGACGAAGTACTAATAAGTTGGTGAAGATTATGAATGACAGGTTCTATGATTTGCCTTGTCCTGTAAACTTAAACGCTTGGTGAAGGTTTGGCTCTATACTAGGCTTGTGCCTAATTATCCAACTTCTAAGGGGTCTTTTATTGTCAACTCATTATACTGCTCATGAAGACATGGCATTCGATTCTGTAGTACATATTATGCGTAATGTGGAAAAAGGATGAATGTTGCGTAATATTCATGCAAATGGGTCCTCTAtgttttttatctgtatttatgcGCACATTGCTCGTGGGCTGTATTATGGGTCTTATTTAGATAAGACAGTGTGGTATTTTGgggtgcatttgtttttgttaactatGGCGGAGGCTTTCCTCGGTTACACTTTGCCTTGGGGGCAAATGTCATATTGGGGGGCTACTGTTATTACTAATATACTTAGAGTGATCCCCGTAGTAGGAGAGAGTATGCTCCGCTATGTATGAGGGGGTTGGACCGTGTGTAATGCAACTCTAAAGCGGTTTTATACTTTACACTTTCTCTTACCGTTTGTGATAGTGgcggttgtttttttacacctgttttttttacatgagaaAGGGAGTAATAACCCTTTGGGTATTGAAAGAGGTACTATGTGTGTGCCCTTCCACCCCTTCTATACTATTAAAGATCTTTTTGGTTATGTTTGCTTtaggttcttttttatatatttagtgtgTGTGGATCCTGAGCTGTTAGGGAATCATTTAAACTATTGGCCTGCTAATCCTATAAAAACGCCAATCCATGTTCAGCCTGAGTGGTATTTTATGTTTGCTTATGCAATCCTTCGTTCAATTCCTCATAAAGCGGGGGgggtatatgttatgtttttgtcgATTGTAGTATTATACCTAATTCCTAGTCTTCACAGAGGTAAGTATCGAAGTTTATGTTTTTACCCGTTTAATCAAGTAGTGTTTTGAGTGTTGGTTGGTAGGTTTATTAGGTTAACATGGATTGGTGCTCGCCCAGTGCGGGAGCCTTATATCATTTTGGGGCAGTGTCTTTCAGTCATTTATTTCTCTAGGTTGTTATTAAACCCTCTTTCTTTGTGGGTGTGGGACAAGCTGCTTGAATACCCTAAATTCTGTAGGAGTCGTCCTGTAGACCTGAaatggtttaagtttttagcttatttcaagttattaaaattagtaaatcgCGAAAGTAGCGCACGTGAGTGGGCTAAtaagtgtagaaaaatataaatatgtctttttacGGGAGTCGATATTTTGGTGATATTGTCCATGGGGAACTAGGGAAAGACCTGTTCCGGTACCATGGTTTTGTGATGATAGTAGCAGTGGCTGTGTtggtctttgttatatatataggatGCGTAATCCTTCTTACTAAATTTTCTTATCGCCATTTCTTGAACCGTCAACGATTAGAATTTTGATGGACTATTGTGCCAATGTTGATGTTAGTAGGGTTGTGGTTTCCTTCTATAATTAACCTATATTATATAGAAGAAGTAAAACGGCCCCGGTGAAATTTTAGGCGATTGGGAAACAATGGTACTGATCTTACGAATTTTGTCGCAATTTAGACACTCCAAGCTCTAGAGAAAGCGCTGAAAGAATTTCGTGTTATACAATTGATTCTTACATAGAAGACCAGCAGGAGACATTTAGAAAAGGAGGGTATCGTTTGTTGGATGTTGATAACCGGATGGTGGCTCCAGCAGATGTGCAAATAACTGCTTTTGTAAGAAGGTCTGATGTGCTCCATTCGTTTGCACTCCCTAAGTTACTAATTAAAGTAGATGCCATCCCAGGTCGAATTAATCGGCTTCCTATAAAAGCTTCCCAGTGTAGAATTATTTACGGGCAGTGTTCTGAAATTTGCGGGGTTAACCATAGATTTATACCGATTGTGATTGAGTTTATTCCtgagaaatattttgtcatatggTTGGAAGctcttaactaaaataaaaaataagctaaagcttttaagaagcgttaaacttttaatttaatgaacttGTACAATGGGCAAGTAGCTTTTAGTGATAAGGTGGTCTAATATTAGGATATAGGGCTCATGCCCCTAAGGCGCCGTGAGTAGTGGCTCTTATCTTTGTGAGAGCTGGCAGAGCTAATGCGTTTGATTTAGGATCAATTCATAAGTATATATACTTGCTTTCATGGCACAAGCTGGCAGACCTAATGCATACGATTTAAGCTCGTCTTATAAGATATACTCTTGTTTGTGTGTGAATTACAAAGCTAAGCCCAGTCTCATTATGGTTAGTGTCGAGTGTCTATTTAAGACTCTAAGGAGAGTAGCTGTTTTCTTTGGAGCCTCTATCCTATTAAGCCTTTGTCAAGTGTCAGCGGACTCTTTTACTCCCTTGGGGTCGACTAAGGCTGCACTGGTGGACTGAGTAGGCGTGGTTGTTGGTGTTATCCCTTTTGTAGGGGTGCTTCTCGCTGTGGGCTTCTATACTTTGTTGGAACGTAAAATTTTGGCTATCATTATAATCCGAAAGGGTCCATCCAAGGTGAGTTATATAGGGATCTTGCAGCCTTTTAGTGACGCAGGTAAGTTGTTATGTAAAGAGTTTATTGTGCCTACACGTGCTAACGTAGGGCCCTTCATTTTGGCTCCTGCACTAATATTAACTATCAGTTTACTTGGATGGCTTTTATACCCGTATAAGTCGGCTGAAGTGTTTTATGTTTTCGGGGTGATTCTGTTTATAGTTATTACTAGAGTCAGGGTTTACGGGGTAATAATATCCGGATGGGCTTCTAACTCTAAATACTCTTTGCTAGGTGCAGTTCGTGCGATGGCGCAAAGAATTTCTTATGAGATCCCTATAggatttatcttcttttgtgtGGTGCTGTGCTCGGGTGTGTTTATGTTTCAAGAAATTAGGGTGTTCCAACAAaggtccttttttttcttttttcctttgtgCGTAGTTATAGTTGTCTGAATGCTGTGTATGCTAGCTGAAACTAATCGGGcgccatttgattttgtggaaGGAGAGTCGGAATTAGTGTCAGGATACAACGTGGAGTACAGCGGAGGGGGGTTTGCAGTTATATTTATTGCGGAGTACTCTAGTATTCTTCTCAGAAGGGTTATAAGGGCGGCGATATTTTTCGGGGGAAATGAAGCGTTGATCGGGGTCTTTATGATGGCTTTTGCGGTCTTCTTTGTGGTTATTCGTGCTTCTTTACCTCGTTTACGTTATGATAAGTTAATGAGTTTGTGTTGGACTGTTCTTCTATGTGTCATACTTATGGCTAGTGTGTGTGTAGTAGTTCTAGTTAGGGTGTATGTAAGATAATATAAACTAGTATAATTCATTTACACTGAATGTGTCAGATAAAGTCTGTCTTACTTATGGTTAAAAGGTTGGCAATTAGACTTATTGcattgattattataaaaaaccTAAATATGAGTGTCATTGGGTTAAGCGTTCTAACTATTCTAAGTATGGGCGCCACAAGAGTCGCGATAGGGGGGGTAGAGTTGAACGGGTTGTACACCACAGACTTTGTAATAGGGTTAATGGTTACACTAACTCTATTTGTAGCAATTCTTTCCTACCTAAGGAGGGTTAAGATCCACCGGAAAGcaagatttaatttaataattatcagAATCAGCCTAATTTTAGTGATAAGATTCAGGGTGAGGaggttctttctttttttttttttttttgaaagtgtgCTAGCCCCTCTGTTGTTATTAATTGTAGGCTGAGGCTATCAGCCAGAGCGTTTACAGGCAGGGGGGTATATAGTAATCTATACGGTGTTCGgatctctttttttcttatgggGGGTAAGAGAACTCTATATTAGAGGGTTGAGGAGGAGGATAAGTTCTGTGGTAAGGctagtaaaaaaaaggggaatgAGATTGTGATGGCTATACATTCTAGGGTTTCTTATCAAGCTACCAATATATCCATTTCACCTGTGACTACCTAAGGCTCACGTAGAGGCCCCAGTAGCCGGTTCGATGCTATTGGCCGGGGTGGTACTAAAATTAGGAGGGTACGGGCTGCTTCGATTTATAAtagttatacaaataaggcttaGAAGCGTTTTTTTTGTGCTGCTACTAGTGGTGAACTTGGCAGGAGGTGTCTACGCAGGATTAGCGTGTGTACGGCAAGTGGACCTAAAATGTTTGGTAGCATATTCCTCTGTAGCGCATATGAGGCTTGTGCTATTAGGAGTGCTTAGCAACACGGTATTAGGGGTAGTGGGGGCCATTATTATTATGATCGGGCATGGGTTGTGTTCATCAGGTTTGTTCAGGTATGTGAATGCTATCTATAAGATGAGGCACTCGCGTCTGCTAGTAATAAATAAAGGGGGCTTGTTAGTCTGCCCAAGTCTAGTCTTAATGTGTTTCCTGTTAAGATCAAGCAACATAGCAGCCCCTCCTAGTCTAAACTTATTTGGGGAAATCCTCGTTTTCGGCGTGGGAGGGTGAATAAGTGGAGTGTTCCTGCTTATCCTGGGTCTGATAAGCTTTATTAGGGCATGTTTTAGACTATACCTATATGGAAGTTGTTGTCACGGGAAGGGGGTGTCACACAGGGAGTCCTTAAACTTGAGAAGAGTTTGTGATGTTTTTGTTCTGGCGGCTCATTGGATACCGCTgaactttatgtttatgtttatacccTAAACAATGAATCGTAATCCTTATTCTCGTTACTATGTACCAGGTCCAAGTCCGTGGCCCTTTTTTGTGGCTATCTCGGCAAACGGAATAGCGGTAGGGTTAATTTTGTGACTGCATCGAACTCCCAGATTTCTATTAATAGGAATGAGGTTGGGGTGTATACTATTGAGAACTTTTAGATGATGGCGAGACTTAATTCGTGAGGGAGATATTGGGTTTCATACTCGCTTCGTAATCAAGAGATTTCGTGATGGAGTTGCCCTTTTTATTCTGTCTGAAGTAatgttcttcttttcttttttttggactTTCTTCCATAATGCCTTAAGACCCTCGTGTGAACTAGGGATGCGATGACCCCCTCCAGGGATCCGCACGCCAAACCCGTCGTCGACAAGGCTGTTCGAGACAGGTCTTTTAATTAGGAGGGGGTTATTCGTAACTCAAGCCCATAAGAGAATGCGTTTGAAGGATTATGATGTTGGGCCATTTATTGGCCTAGTGGTAACAATTTTATGTGGGACTGTGTTCTTCCTAGTGCAACTTCGAGAATACTACTGAAACTCATACACTATTGCAGATAGGGTGTATGGAAGAGTGTTTTATTTACTAACTGGGTTTCATGGAATGCACGTAGTTGTGGGGACTCTTTGACTAATGGTGAGGTTAGTCCGACTATGGCGTGGGGAGTTTTCCAGTCAACGGCACTTTGGTTTTGAGGCTTGCATTTGGTACTGACACTTcgtagatgtggtatgggtaGCATTATGATGTTTAGTATATGTGTGGTTTGGAGGATGGTTATACATGTGGTGGTTCAAAATATGAGACGGGGACGTCTATACGTTTAAGTACCCAGACGCAAAGCCTTCGTGGTATGCGTACATTCAAGAAGAGCATGCTCCGTCCTGATATAAGATTCCTGACcatttaaaaggttaaaaataggAGTCATACAGACTAGTTAAacagttttgatttgaaatcaaGTACCAAAGCGATTCCAAGCGCTTACTAGTCTGAGTAAAGTAGTCTAATTAAGGACAGAAGACCTATGATTTTCAAGTGTTATAAGTAACCTTTACTTGAAATGGTAAGCTTTGTGGTAAGACCTATAAAATTAGTGAGATTAGGGGTAATATTGATCGGGACAATTCTTAGGGTTAGAAGAGAAGAGATAGTAGGGGTGTGACTCGGTTTAGAGCTAAATCTGTATGGATTTCTTGTAATTATAAACCCTGATGGTCACTATAGTCCTGAGCcctgtgtaaaatattttgtggtaCAAAGAACGGGGTCAATTCTGATACTAGTGGGTTTTGTAACCTTGATAGAGCAGCACGTAGTGAGAGGGCTGGTGATAAGGGGGGCGGG
Coding sequences:
- the LOC134703412 gene encoding LOW QUALITY PROTEIN: cytochrome c oxidase subunit 3-like (The sequence of the model RefSeq protein was modified relative to this genomic sequence to represent the inferred CDS: substituted 9 bases at 9 genomic stop codons), with amino-acid sequence MNRNPYSRYYVPGPSPWPFFVAISANGIAVGLILXLHRTPRFLLIGMRLGCILLRTFRXWRDLIREGDIGFHTRFVIKRFRDGVALFILSEVMFFFSFFWTFFHNALRPSCELGMRXPPPGIRTPNPSSTRLFETGLLIRRGLFVTQAHKRMRLKDYDVGPFIGLVVTILCGTVFFLVQLREYYXNSYTIADRVYGRVFYLLTGFHGMHVVVGTLXLMVRLVRLWRGEFSSQRHFGFEACIWYXHFVDVVWVALXCLVYVWFGGWLYMWWFKIXDGDVYTFKYPDAKPSWYAYIQEEHAPSXYKIPDHLKG
- the LOC134703416 gene encoding LOW QUALITY PROTEIN: cytochrome b-like (The sequence of the model RefSeq protein was modified relative to this genomic sequence to represent the inferred CDS: substituted 5 bases at 5 genomic stop codons); this translates as MVGNNTVNNINTPKRVGPXRSTNKLVKIMNDRFYDLPCPVNLNAWXRFGSILGLCLIIQLLRGLLLSTHYTAHEDMAFDSVVHIMRNVEKGXMLRNIHANGSSMFFICIYAHIARGLYYGSYLDKTVWYFGVHLFLLTMAEAFLGYTLPWGQMSYWGATVITNILRVIPVVGESMLRYVXGGWTVCNATLKRFYTLHFLLPFVIVAVVFLHLFFLHEKGSNNPLGIERGTMCVPFHPFYTIKDLFGYVCFRFFFIYLVCVDPELLGNHLNYWPANPIKTPIHVQPEWYFMFAYAILRSIPHKAGGVYVMFLSIVVLYLIPSLHRGKYRSLCFYPFNQVVFXVLVGRFIRLTWIGARPVREPYIILGQCLSVIYFSRLLLNPLSLWVWDKLLEYPKFCRSRPVDLKWFKFLAYFKLLKLVNRESSAREWANKCRKI